Part of the Nostoc sp. ATCC 53789 genome, TTCGGATAACCGTTCAACATAGCTAGAAAATCTTCCAGAATTCCCAAATTCATTGATTAACTCACCCAAAGCATTAGCGAAAAAATAGCAACATACAGACGCTTGGATAATTTCTCCAAACTCCATTTCACCTCTAATCTGTAAAGGCCCAAATACTATATATGGAAATATTTGAATTACAGATTGATAACCTCTATTAAAAATCTCATTGTTCTTCTCCCAATCAATTTTGCGTTTAGCATTTTTTATCAAATTGCTAAATCGGCGGTTAATAATATTTAATTCTTGGTTCTCTCCTCGGAAGAAAGCTACTGATTCAGCATGAGTGCGGAAATGAGTCAGGCAATAGGTGTACTCAGCTTTCGCTTCGAGTTCTTGTCGATTAATTTTATTTAATTCTTGGGTCAAGTAGACAGCAATAAAATTGCCTATAACCGTATAACTAACTAAAATCAGTGCAACAGACTGAGAGATTGACCAAAGAACTAATAAAAAAGCTGTCATCTCCAGGATTTTTTCTAGGAGAGTAGCTGAAAAACTTAAAGCATTACTTGCAATGGGTTCGATTTCTTGAGATAAGCGTTGATCTGGATTATCAATACTAGATGTAAAGTTAATTTTATAATAAGCTCGACTGTTTAAATATTTTGATAAAATCTGATTATTCAGCCATTGATACCAATCTAAAGCAATTTTTTTTCTCACTAGTCTGGAGAACCCGGCTAAGAGAGTTCCCAATGCTAGAGCTGAACCATAAAGCAGTAAAGCATCATAAAATTTAGAGATTTCCTTCTCTTGAATGATGATATCTGCCAAATAGCGATTAATAAAGCTATTAAAAACATTTGCACCAACAAGGACAATTATTAATAATATTAGGAGAATAAGCATTCCCCATGAGCGAATCACTTCTGAGAATGCTCTATCTCCTGGCTCGTTTGGATACCAGTAAGGTTGTGCGACTGCTTTTACGTCTTTCCAAAATTGAATAAAACCTAAAAAAGCATTTGTTGAAGGTTGAGCTTGAACAACTTGGGTTGGCATATTCTGAGACTAAACTAAGACTTTAGCTAATAATTAAAATAGTTACATGGAAGTTGTGTTAAGGCTCAATTCCTTACTAAATAAGCATTATAGCCATAAATAAAGTAGCAAATTGTCCTAGTGTAATTATTGGGTTTTTTGGAGAAAAATAGGCTTTTTATCACAAATCGGTAAACATGCTTGTGAAGGTATTATTTAGCCCAACTTTTCTACTAACTAACCCATTTATTAATCTGCTGCAAGCTCCTTGGTGTCGAGAGTTGACAGCAGTTAATAAGTTTTCAGCAATGTTTCATATTCTATAACGCAGTATAAACCAATTTACATTTTATTTTTTGTTTTTACCCCCATTTACCGAGCGGATATCTCTTAACTGTCTTAACTGTCTTAACTGTCCGCTTAACTGTCTTAATTGGTATTGTATTTTGTTGACTAAGGTGAGATAATTCATAAGTTCAATTAAAAAGTACAGCTTTAAATAAACAAACTCCGCTTATTTAAAAGTCAACTTTTATTGAAAACTAGTAAAATATATCATTTGAAAAGCAAATTTTTGATACTTATTACTATCAGAAAGTCTAGTTAATATTAACTTTACTCTTAGCTAAGACTGTAAAAATTCAAGATAGCTTTAGAGGAAAATATTAATTCATTAAAATTAGTATCGATTATTAGAGTAGAATC contains:
- a CDS encoding ATP-binding cassette domain-containing protein — protein: MPTQVVQAQPSTNAFLGFIQFWKDVKAVAQPYWYPNEPGDRAFSEVIRSWGMLILLILLIIVLVGANVFNSFINRYLADIIIQEKEISKFYDALLLYGSALALGTLLAGFSRLVRKKIALDWYQWLNNQILSKYLNSRAYYKINFTSSIDNPDQRLSQEIEPIASNALSFSATLLEKILEMTAFLLVLWSISQSVALILVSYTVIGNFIAVYLTQELNKINRQELEAKAEYTYCLTHFRTHAESVAFFRGENQELNIINRRFSNLIKNAKRKIDWEKNNEIFNRGYQSVIQIFPYIVFGPLQIRGEMEFGEIIQASVCCYFFANALGELINEFGNSGRFSSYVERLSEFSDALEAVTKEPEHITTIKTIEENQIAFENVTLQTPDYEQVIVEDLSLSVKAGEGLLIVGPSGRGKSSLLRAIAGLWNAGTGRLVRPPLEEVLFLPQRPYIILGTLREQLLYPTTNSQMTDAELTKVLQQVNLQNLLSRVDSFDTEVPWENILSLGEQQRLAFARLLVTHPRFTILDEATSALDLKNEGGLYQQLQDTKTTFISVGHRESLFDYHQWVLELTEDSSWQLMRVQDYREQKGQKVSITKSTANVQIKIDDSSQDKSLNDSESSTTKKLSHKEMNELTYYSVSTIRSKASKGEFITTRDGITYGYDKDPKILKWVRV